A genomic region of Thunnus albacares chromosome 2, fThuAlb1.1, whole genome shotgun sequence contains the following coding sequences:
- the LOC122992054 gene encoding phospholipase A2-like, translated as MNLTTPLLLLLLTACTVSGASPKALWQFGMMIECAQPGISSLKYSDYGCWCGFGGRGTPVDEVDMCCYVHDKCYERSRKVPGCTAIADLPYILAYDFTCSNQQVTCSATNNKCQAAVCECDRVAAHCFAQNTYNPENRNLDPKVHCAN; from the exons ATGAATCTGACaactcctctgctgctgctgcttcttacTG CTTGTACAGTGAGCGGTGCGTCACCAAAGGCCTTATGGCAGTTTGGGATGATGATCGAGTGCGCCCAGCCTGGTATTAGCTCTCTGAAGTATAGCGATTACGGCTGCTGGTGCGGCTTCGGTGGCAGAGGAACCCCTGTGGATGAAGTGGACAT gTGCTGTTACGTCCATGATAAGTGCTATGAAAGAAGCAGAAAGGTTCCTGGATGCACAGCCATCGCTGACCTTCCCTACATTCTGGCTTACGATTTCACCTGCTCAAATCAACAAGTGACCTGCTCAG CTACCAACAATAAGTGCCAggctgctgtgtgtgagtgcgATCGGGTGGCGGCTCACTGCTTTGCTCAGAACACGTACAACCCTGAGAACAGGAACCTGGATCCCAAAGTCCACTGTGCCAACTGA
- the LOC122992078 gene encoding cytochrome c oxidase subunit 6A, mitochondrial, with translation MAALGRFTQMLLRSPLTQTRRQLSAAAAGHGEQAARTWKILTFVVAFPGVGVCMLNMYLKEQQHSHEQPEFVPYSHLRIRSKRFPWGDGNKSLFHNPHLNALPDGYEGHDE, from the exons ATGGCCGCTCTCGGACGCTTCACTCAGATGTTGCTGAGGTCTCCTTTGACCCAGACCCGGCGTcaactctctgctgctgctgccggcCACGGCGAACAAGCAG CCAGGACATGGAAGATTCTCACTTTTGTGGTCGCCTTTCCTGGTGTTGGTGTGTGCATGTTGAACATGTACCTGAAAGAGCAGCAGCATAGCCACGAACAGCCAGAGTTCGTCCCTTACTCTCACCTCCGCATCCGCAGCAAG CGTTTCCCTTGGGGAGATGGCAACAAAAGCCTTTTCCACAACCCACATTTGAATGCCCTTCCTGATGGCTATGAGGGCCATGACGAGTAA
- the prkab1b gene encoding 5'-AMP-activated protein kinase subunit beta-1b, producing MGNSNSDRASGGQQGGKEARPNILMDSSEDADLFQREDTKAPQEIQEFLAWQQDLESDNKSPTQARPTVFRWSGGAKEVFVSGSFNNWATKIPLNKSQKNFVAIVDLPEGEHQYKFCVDGQWTLDPTGAVMTSKTGTVNNVIQVKRTDFEVFDALKIDSQDSADISDLSSSPPGPYQQDAYVIKTEDKIKHPPILPPHLLQVLLNKDTGISCDPTLLPEPNHVMLNHLYALSIKDGVMVLSATHRYKKKYVTTLLYKPI from the exons ATGGGGAACAGCAACAGCGACAGGGCCAGCGGGGGTCAGCAAGGAGGGAAAGAGGCACGTCCCAACATCCTGATGGACAGCAGCGAGGACGCAGACCTTTTCCAGAGAGAAGATACTAAG GCTCCGCAGGAAATACAGGAGTTTCTGGCCTGGCAGCAGGACCTGGAGAGTGACAACAAAAGTCCAACACAGGCCAGGCCAACTGTGTTCAGATGGTCGGGAGGCGCGAAAGAAGTCTTTGTGTCCGGCTCTTTTAACAACTGGGCCACCAAGATCCCGCTCAACAAAAG TCAGAAAAACTTTGTGGCTATTGTGGACCTGCCGGAGGGAGAGCACCAGTACAAGTTCTGTGTAGACGGTCAGTGGACCTTGGATCCAACTGGG GCCGTGATGACATCTAAAACTGGGACAGTCAATAACGTCATCCAGGTGAAGAGAACAGACTTTGAAGTCTTTGATGCCCTGAAGATCGACTCACAGGATTCTGCAGACATCTCAG ACTTGTCCAGTTCCCCTCCTGGCCCCTACCAACAGGATGCATACGTAATCAAGACAGAAGACAAGATCAAACATCCTCCTATCTTACCTCCTCACCTGCTGCAAGTGCTGCTCAACAAGGACACGGGGATCTCT TGTGACCCGACACTCCTTCCAGAGCCAAACCACGTGATGCTCAATCACCTGTACGCCCTCTCCATCAAG GATGGCGTGATGGTTCTCAGTGCAACACACCGATACAAAAAGAAGTATGTGACCACTCTTCTCTACAAGCCGATATAA
- the LOC122992084 gene encoding phospholipase A2 MALT0035C-like produces the protein MILCTVPDSWPVMDYTNYSCYCGLGGSGTPDDELDSMMNGFPSWTTATLNYRATTVTRPARPVTCLNDIDSCEKFICECDLKAANVHHKGRQ, from the exons ATGATCCTCTGCACTGTACCTGACAGCTGGCCTGTAATGGACTACACCAACTATAGCTGCTACTGTGGACTGGGAGGCTCTGGTACACCTGATGATGAGCTTGACAG CATGATGAATGGTTTCCCATCTTGGACAACAGCTACACTGAATTATAGAGCTACAACTGTGACAAGGCCAGCAAGACCTGTCACCTGTCTGA ATGACATTGATTCCTGTGAGAAGTTCATCTGTGAGTGTGACCTGAAAGCAGCCAATGTACATCACAAAGGCAGACAGTAA
- the si:ch211-107p11.3 gene encoding GT1 domain-containing protein, translated as MNTERDFQTMKKHERAHFFSSKEQGLILKLYEEEKEVLTAKSNTTSASKLREEAWQRIADKINAVSDSGYKRTWQQVKVKHKNIVQTAKRRRAGMIKDGGGSATPSLTSAEEDVLQHKDNTLRVEVIPGGACIEPLTGSDSSFISVSGHPVLLLPVTKTEPESLSSDETDVSDTNLEGDVHGSNFQERANSGCATAVGRSAERQTDDVKALYCCYLKKEIENRDQEMAYRALKMRKLEKEILLLDKQLM; from the exons ATGAACAcagagagag aCTTCCAGACGATGAAAAAACACGAGAGGGCGCATTTTTTCAGCTCTAAAGAGCAGGGGCTCATTTTGAAGTTgtatgaagaggaaaaagaggttTTGACGGCCAAATCCAACACTACAAGTGCCTCTAAACTGAGGGAAGAAGCCTGGCAGAGAATTGCTGATAAAATAAATGC GGTATCTGACAGCGGCTACAAAAGAACTTGGCAGCAAGTGAAagtcaaacataaaaacatagtGCAAACAG CAAAAAGAAGAAGGGCTGGCATGATAAAAGATGGTGGGGGTTCAGCAACGCCGTCGCTGACCTCTGCAGAGGAGGATGTGCTGCAGCACAAAGACAACACGCTGAGGGTGGAGGTCATCCCTGGGGGAGCCTGTATTGAGCCCCTGACTGGATCTGACAGCTCTTTTATCAGTG TGTCAGGCCaccctgtcctcctcctgcctGTAACTAAGACTGAACCTGAGAGCTTGAGCAGTGATGAGACCGACGTCAGTGACACTAATTTAGAAGGG gatgtGCACGGTAGTAACTTCCAGGAGAGGGCCAACTCAGGATGTGCTACAGCTGTTGGCAGAAGTGCAGAG aggcAGACAGATGATGTAAAGGCCCTTTACTGCTGCTACCTCAAAAAGGAGATTGAGAACCGCGATCAAGAGATGGCATACAGAGCACTTAAAATGAGGAAGTTGGAAAAAGAAATATTACTACTCGATAAGCAGCTGATgtga
- the LOC122992040 gene encoding LOW QUALITY PROTEIN: transmembrane protein 233 (The sequence of the model RefSeq protein was modified relative to this genomic sequence to represent the inferred CDS: substituted 1 base at 1 genomic stop codon) — MAPLPPLPCLRLRSPGVSAALCFTSLILMSQGTLQTVMKTKPSLDGGADLLRNREAQEVPPLRNYLCLTMFTCFCPAXPINIVALVFSVLAQKSHDEEDYEGSKRLGQKALHLGITSFLIGFMIIAAYIIVHFTSHLL, encoded by the exons ATGGCTCCATTGCCTCCCCTCCCCTGCCTCCGCCTCCGGTCTCCCGGTGTCTCAGCAGCACTCTGCTTCACCTCTCTGATTTTAATGTCTCAGGGGACGCTGCAGACCGTCATGAAAACTAAGCCCTCCCTGGACGGGGGCGCTGACCTCCTGAGGAACCGGGAGGCTCAAGAGGTCCCCCCTCTGAGGAACTACCTCTGTCTCACCATGTTCACCTGTTTCTGCCCTGCATAGCCAATCAATATTGTGGCGCTGGTTTTCTCTGTGCTG GCCCAAAAGAGCCACGATGAGGAGGACTACGAAGGCTCTAAGCGGCTGGGTCAGAAAGCCCTCCACCTGGGGATCACTTCTTTCCTCATTGGCTTCATGATCATTGCTGCATACATCATTGTGCACTTCACTTCG CATCTGCTTTGA
- the asgrl1 gene encoding asialoglycoprotein receptor-like 1 isoform X2: MESQYHQFETNSSLRGEPKMTIQGGMRRVVVSALYGVLVLLLLILLMVTGIKFSQLNKEVTEVKLHLERISHRIPTSSSSSASKAEGGTHVQDVLLQKLVPVRGTCGEGWVSFHTSCYLLSTTAVTWSKAEEQCRAHGAHLVVLNNVEELDYISKIVDIKYNYWIGLVEREHEGHWSWVDGTDFNSTPTFWDDGQPDNWDYRINGEDCGQLHASSIRKRKLWNDADCNLSYKYICEKRA; the protein is encoded by the exons ATGGAGTCTCAGTATCACCAGTTTGAGACTAACAGCTCTCTGCGTGGAGAGCCGAAAATGACTATACAAGgag GCATGAGGAGGGTAGTTGTTTCTGCTCTCTATGGCGTCCTGGTGCTGCTGCTCTTAATTCTGCTGATGGTAACTGGGATAAAAT tCTCCCAGTTAAACAAGGAAGTCACTGAAGTCAAACTTCACCTTGAGAGAATCAGCCATAGAATACCGACTTCATCGTCCAGTTCAG cttcCAAAGCTGAAGGTGGAACACATGTGCAGGATGTCCTTTTACAGAAACTTGTCCCAGTTAGAG GAACGTGTGGGGAAGGATGGGTGTCTTTCCACACCAGCTGCTACCTGCTGTCTACCACCGCTGTGACCTGGAGCAAAGCGGAGGAGCAGTGCCGAGCACACGGGGCACACCTGGTGGTTCTGAACAACGTGGAAGAACTG gactacatttcaaaaattgttgacATCAAGTATAACTATTGGATTGGACTTGTGGAGCGAGAACATGAGGGCCACTGGAGCTGGGTGGACGGGACTGACTTCAATTCAACCCCAAC GTTCTGGGATGATGGTCAGCCTGACAACTGGGACTACAGGATAAATGGAGAGGACTGCGGGCAGCTCCACGCTTCTTCAATACGCAAACGCAAGCTGTGGAACGACGCAGATTGTAACCTGTCGTACAAGTACATCTGTGAAAAAAGGGCATGA
- the asgrl1 gene encoding asialoglycoprotein receptor-like 1 isoform X1, with amino-acid sequence MWSRLKNIIEIALLSVFMCKMKGSTNEGGLSVFSWSESNQRDTDILLDEVMESQYHQFETNSSLRGEPKMTIQGGMRRVVVSALYGVLVLLLLILLMVTGIKFSQLNKEVTEVKLHLERISHRIPTSSSSSASKAEGGTHVQDVLLQKLVPVRGTCGEGWVSFHTSCYLLSTTAVTWSKAEEQCRAHGAHLVVLNNVEELDYISKIVDIKYNYWIGLVEREHEGHWSWVDGTDFNSTPTFWDDGQPDNWDYRINGEDCGQLHASSIRKRKLWNDADCNLSYKYICEKRA; translated from the exons atgtggtctagATTGAAAAATATCATTGAAATCGCCCTTCTTTCAGTTTTCATGTGCAAAATGAAAGGATCAACAAATGA GGGAGGACTTTCTGTGTTCTCATGGTCAGAGTCCAACCAGAGAGATACAGATATTCTGCTTGATGAAG TGATGGAGTCTCAGTATCACCAGTTTGAGACTAACAGCTCTCTGCGTGGAGAGCCGAAAATGACTATACAAGgag GCATGAGGAGGGTAGTTGTTTCTGCTCTCTATGGCGTCCTGGTGCTGCTGCTCTTAATTCTGCTGATGGTAACTGGGATAAAAT tCTCCCAGTTAAACAAGGAAGTCACTGAAGTCAAACTTCACCTTGAGAGAATCAGCCATAGAATACCGACTTCATCGTCCAGTTCAG cttcCAAAGCTGAAGGTGGAACACATGTGCAGGATGTCCTTTTACAGAAACTTGTCCCAGTTAGAG GAACGTGTGGGGAAGGATGGGTGTCTTTCCACACCAGCTGCTACCTGCTGTCTACCACCGCTGTGACCTGGAGCAAAGCGGAGGAGCAGTGCCGAGCACACGGGGCACACCTGGTGGTTCTGAACAACGTGGAAGAACTG gactacatttcaaaaattgttgacATCAAGTATAACTATTGGATTGGACTTGTGGAGCGAGAACATGAGGGCCACTGGAGCTGGGTGGACGGGACTGACTTCAATTCAACCCCAAC GTTCTGGGATGATGGTCAGCCTGACAACTGGGACTACAGGATAAATGGAGAGGACTGCGGGCAGCTCCACGCTTCTTCAATACGCAAACGCAAGCTGTGGAACGACGCAGATTGTAACCTGTCGTACAAGTACATCTGTGAAAAAAGGGCATGA